A genomic window from Lotus japonicus ecotype B-129 chromosome 1, LjGifu_v1.2 includes:
- the LOC130730471 gene encoding uncharacterized protein LOC130730471, with translation MEEDGEIYDGARAQFPLSFGKQSKSQTPLEAIHNATRRSNSKTTTDFPPVSSSSKEWLSSLRPSKNPTAPPPPEQEDDDGPLVGPPPPPPSQQQPDDDGEMFGPPPPPPASNFNDSDSEQDSDQDDVGTRFRIPLSNEIVLKGHTKVVSALAVDHSGSRVLSGSYDYTVRMYDFQGMNSRLQSFRQLEPFEGHQVRNLSWSPSADRFLCITGSAQAKIYDRDGLTLGEFMKGDMYIRDLKNTKGHITGLTWGEWHPKAKETILTSSEDGSLRIWDVNDFKSQKQVIKPKLSRPGRVPVNTCTWNHDGKCIAGGIGDGSIQIWNIKPGWGSRPDIHIEKSHEDDITGLTFSSDERILLSRSFDGSLKVWDLRKTKDALKVFEDLPNNYAQTNIAFSPDEQLFFTGTSVERESTTGGLLCFFDRLNLDLVSRVGIAPTSSVIRCSWHPKLNQIFATVGDKSQGGTHILYDPTISEKGALVCVARAPRKKSVDDFEAKPAIHNPHALPLFRDQPSRKRQREKILKDPLKSHKPELPMNGPGFGGRVGTSQGSLLTQYLLKQGGMIKETWMEEDPREAILKYADVAKKDPKYIAPAYAETQPEPVYAKSDSEDEEK, from the exons ATGGAGGAAGACGGCGAGATTTACGACGGTGCTAGGGCTCAATTCCCTCTGAGCTTCGGCAAGCAATccaagtctcaaacccctctcGAAGCAATCCACAACGCCACTCGTCGTTCCAATTCCAAAACCACCACCGATTTCCCTCCCGTTTCCTCTTCTTCCAAGGAATGGCTCAGCTCCCTCCGCCCCTCCAAAAACCCCACCGCACCTCCTCCGCCCGAACAGGAGGACGACGACGGCCCCCTGGTGGGACCCCCTCCACCTCCCCCATCGCAACAACAACCCGATGACGACGGCGAGATGTTTGGCCCGCCCCCGCCGCCCCCTGCCTCCAATTTCAATGACTCGGACTCCGAACAAGATTCCGATCAAGACGATGTCGGAACCCGGTTCAGAATCCCCCTCAGCAACGAGATTGTTCTCAAGGGCCACACCAAG GTTGTGTCAGCTCTTGCGGTGGATCATTCTGGGTCGAGAGTGCTTTCTGGAAGCTATGATTACACGGTGCGTATGTATGATTTTCAAGGGATGAACTCTCGCTTGCAATCATTTCGACAATTGGAGCCATTCGAAGGCCACCAAGTTCGGAATTTGAGCTGGAGTCCCTCTGCGGATCGGTTTCTCTGCATTACTGGATCAGCTCAAGCTAAG ATTTATGATCGTGATGGTCTCACTTTGGGAGAGTTTATGAAGGGAGACATGTATATTCGTGATCTGAAGAATACTAAGGGTCACATTACAGGATTGACATGGGGGGAGTGGCACCCGAAAGCTAAAGAGACCATTTTAACATCTTCCGAGGACGGGTCGCTGCGGATATGGGATGTGAATGACTTCAAGAGTCAGAAGCAG GTTATTAAACCAAAGCTTTCGAGACCTGGAAGAGTTCCTGTGAACACATGTACATGGAATCATGATGGTAAATGCATTGCTGGTGGTATCGGAGATGGTTCTATACAG ATTTGGAATATTAAACCTGGATGGGGGAGTAGGCCAGATATACACATTGAAAAAAGTCATGAGGATGATATTACCGGTCTGACATTTTCTAGTGATGAGAGAATCTTATTATCAAGGAGCTTTGATGGTTCATTGAAG GTATGGGATCTGCGCAAAACAAAGGATGCATTAAAGGTGTTTGAGGATCTGCCAAATAACTATGCACAAACAAATATTGCCTTCAGTCCTGATGAGCAACTCTTTTTTACTGGAACATCTGTTGAAAGGGAGAGCACCACGGGAGGTTTATTGTGCTTCTTTGATAGATTAAATCTTGACCTTGTTTCTAGAGTTGGCATTGCCCCGACTTCTAGTGTTATTCGGTGTTCTTGGCATCCCAAACTGAATCAG ATCTTTGCAACTGTTGGTGATAAAAGCCAAGGAGGGACTCACATACTATATGATCCAACCATCAGCGAGAAAGGAGCTCTTGTTTGCGTTGCACGGGCACCAAGGAAAAAATCAGTTGATGACTTCGAAGCAAAACCTGCAATTCATAATCCTCATGCCTTACCGCTGTTCAGAGATCAGCCAAGCCGCAAGCGTCAACGAGAGAAAATTTTAAAGGATCCATTGAAGTCCCATAAGCCTGAACTACCCATGAATGGACCTGGCTTTGGTGGGCGAGTTGGTACCAGTCAAGGAAGCTTGCTCACCCAGTATCTACTAAAG